The Marinitoga litoralis genome contains a region encoding:
- a CDS encoding DNA gyrase/topoisomerase IV subunit B, whose product MNQYSQENIKVLKGLEPVRKRPGMYIGSIGKAGLNHLVYEIVDNSVDEYMNGFCTKIIVKINTDDSIEVMDNGRGIPVGPHPTEKKDTLEVVFTTLHAGGKFDSATYKISGGLHGVGASVVNALSEYLEVWVHRNGKIHYQKYSRGNKLTDVEILGDTNKTGTHIKFKPDSEIFENGDIEVEGQIIENRLRELAFLNPGLEIEFIDEKRNKKNTFKFENGISEFLDFLVKKNKKTPIHENPIFGKGAVKNPRKGYSDIIVEFSMMYTRNDYPHIYSYVNNIRTIEGGEHESAFKATLTRIINDYAKTHGYLKEKEENFTGEDVREGLIAILSVKLPDPVFEGQTKAKLGSKEVRTAVNEILSEYLIKYLDSHPKDTKMIFERIKEAARARINARKARDKVKRKSIFENSPLPGKLADCTSTNLDETELFIVEGNSAGGNAKSARDRNFQAILPLRGKIINVEKHDIERLLKNEQVSNIISAIGTGIGDNFNIEKLRYGKIIIMTDADVDGAHIRTLLLALFFRFMPELIKAGRIYAAQPPLYKFKSGKFEKYLYSDEELEAMKKEYPKYTLQRYKGLGEMNADQLWETTMNPEKRKLLKINIEDLVETEEILEILMGSDPSARREFIEEHALKIKELDI is encoded by the coding sequence ATGAATCAATATTCACAAGAAAATATTAAAGTTTTAAAAGGTTTAGAACCAGTAAGAAAAAGACCTGGTATGTATATAGGGTCTATTGGAAAAGCTGGTTTAAACCATTTAGTATATGAAATTGTTGATAATAGTGTAGATGAATATATGAACGGTTTTTGTACAAAAATAATAGTTAAAATAAATACTGATGATTCAATTGAAGTAATGGATAATGGTCGTGGTATTCCAGTTGGACCACATCCTACTGAAAAAAAAGATACATTAGAAGTTGTTTTTACAACTTTACATGCTGGTGGAAAGTTTGATAGTGCCACATATAAAATTAGTGGTGGTTTACATGGTGTTGGTGCATCTGTTGTTAATGCTTTATCAGAATATTTAGAAGTTTGGGTGCATAGAAATGGTAAAATTCATTATCAAAAATATTCTAGAGGAAATAAACTTACTGATGTAGAAATATTAGGTGATACAAACAAAACAGGGACTCATATAAAATTTAAACCAGATAGTGAAATATTTGAAAATGGTGATATAGAAGTTGAAGGACAAATAATTGAAAATAGATTAAGAGAATTGGCATTTTTGAATCCTGGATTAGAAATTGAATTTATCGATGAAAAAAGAAATAAGAAAAATACCTTTAAATTTGAAAATGGTATTTCTGAATTTTTAGATTTTTTAGTGAAAAAAAATAAAAAAACTCCTATACACGAAAATCCTATTTTTGGTAAAGGTGCTGTAAAAAATCCTCGTAAAGGTTATTCAGATATTATTGTTGAATTTTCTATGATGTATACTAGAAATGATTATCCGCATATATATAGTTACGTTAATAATATTAGAACAATAGAAGGTGGAGAACACGAATCTGCTTTTAAAGCAACTTTAACAAGAATTATTAATGATTATGCTAAAACTCATGGTTACTTAAAAGAAAAAGAAGAAAATTTCACTGGAGAAGATGTTAGAGAAGGTTTAATAGCTATACTTAGTGTAAAACTTCCAGATCCGGTATTTGAAGGACAAACTAAAGCTAAATTAGGTAGTAAAGAAGTTAGAACTGCTGTAAATGAAATCTTATCAGAATATTTAATCAAATATTTAGATTCTCATCCAAAAGATACAAAAATGATTTTTGAAAGAATAAAAGAAGCTGCAAGAGCAAGAATAAACGCAAGAAAAGCAAGAGATAAAGTAAAAAGAAAATCTATTTTTGAAAACTCACCACTACCTGGGAAATTAGCTGATTGTACATCAACTAATTTAGATGAAACTGAATTGTTTATAGTTGAGGGTAATTCTGCTGGAGGTAACGCTAAATCAGCTAGAGATAGAAATTTCCAAGCTATTTTACCTTTGAGAGGTAAAATAATAAATGTTGAAAAACATGATATTGAAAGGCTTTTAAAAAACGAACAAGTTTCTAATATAATATCAGCAATTGGTACTGGTATTGGAGATAACTTTAATATTGAAAAATTAAGATATGGTAAAATTATTATTATGACTGATGCTGATGTTGATGGGGCGCATATTAGAACATTATTGTTAGCATTATTCTTTAGATTTATGCCAGAATTAATAAAAGCAGGTAGAATTTATGCTGCACAACCACCTTTATATAAATTTAAATCAGGAAAATTTGAAAAATATTTATATTCAGATGAAGAATTAGAAGCTATGAAAAAAGAATATCCTAAATACACGTTACAAAGATATAAGGGTTTAGGTGAAATGAATGCAGATCAATTATGGGAAACAACAATGAATCCTGAAAAGAGAAAACTATTAAAAATTAATATCGAAGATTTAGTTGAAACTGAAGAAATTTTAGAAATCTTAATGGGAAGCGACCCTTCCGCTAGAAGAGAATTTATTGAAGAACATGCATTAAAAATTAAGGAGTTAGATATTTAA
- a CDS encoding DciA family protein: MKDINDIIKELSKKNNVLKKVLLLNDLKDIVKNVLDKYSLTSVEVINIDLKTSTLFLYVENNYIKQEILFKKRKILNDINSNLDLDEIKYIKFTGGAHK; the protein is encoded by the coding sequence ATGAAGGATATAAACGATATAATTAAGGAATTAAGTAAAAAAAATAATGTACTAAAGAAAGTATTACTATTGAATGATTTAAAAGATATAGTTAAAAATGTTTTAGATAAATACTCTTTAACCTCAGTGGAGGTAATTAATATAGACTTAAAAACCTCCACACTTTTTTTGTATGTCGAAAATAACTATATTAAACAAGAAATTTTATTTAAAAAGAGGAAAATACTTAATGATATTAATTCTAATTTAGATTTGGATGAGATAAAGTATATAAAATTTACCGGAGGTGCTCATAAATGA
- a CDS encoding 1-phosphofructokinase family hexose kinase: MDVMTVTLNPSLDREIVINNFKVGEMFRVSNSSQSVIEPGGKGINVSRMLSKLGIENMALGFLGGFIGRVFLEKLLEDKNITSNFIFVEEETRENTAILDLENHTITQINTVGPKIEDIDLEHFMQRYENSLSIVNHVLISGSIPPGVPSNVYAKMFELAKNKGLITYLEANGKHFNEAVENACPDVVRVDLRKEKKYFDRELENIDDYIFAAEDIIKHGAKLSILSYHVEGDIIATNNGVWQFTVEEKVDRAHLFGTGDAFMTGIIYYILKNDFDAFEAAKFGMATALAKVHHVEKYIEDFNEIYKYYDYFSVKKVK, encoded by the coding sequence ATGGACGTGATGACAGTAACATTAAATCCTTCTCTTGATAGAGAAATCGTAATAAATAATTTTAAAGTTGGCGAAATGTTTAGAGTGTCTAATTCCTCTCAATCTGTTATTGAACCTGGAGGAAAAGGCATTAACGTATCAAGAATGTTAAGTAAATTAGGTATAGAAAATATGGCGTTGGGTTTTTTAGGCGGATTTATAGGAAGAGTGTTTTTAGAAAAGCTACTAGAAGATAAAAATATTACATCTAATTTTATATTTGTTGAAGAAGAAACTCGTGAAAATACTGCTATTTTAGACTTAGAAAATCATACAATTACACAAATAAATACAGTTGGACCAAAAATTGAGGATATAGATTTAGAACATTTCATGCAAAGATATGAAAATTCATTATCTATAGTTAATCATGTATTGATTTCAGGAAGTATACCTCCTGGAGTGCCATCTAATGTTTATGCAAAAATGTTTGAATTAGCTAAAAATAAGGGGTTAATAACTTATTTAGAGGCTAACGGAAAACATTTTAATGAAGCTGTAGAAAATGCTTGTCCTGATGTAGTTAGAGTTGATTTAAGAAAAGAAAAAAAATATTTTGATCGAGAATTAGAGAATATTGATGATTATATTTTTGCTGCAGAAGATATTATTAAACACGGCGCTAAACTTTCAATTCTAAGTTATCATGTAGAAGGAGATATAATAGCTACAAATAATGGTGTTTGGCAATTTACTGTTGAAGAAAAAGTAGATAGAGCACATTTATTTGGTACAGGCGATGCTTTTATGACAGGTATTATCTATTATATCTTAAAAAATGATTTTGACGCATTTGAAGCAGCTAAATTTGGTATGGCAACTGCTTTAGCAAAAGTTCATCATGTGGAAAAATATATTGAGGATTTCAATGAAATATATAAATATTATGATTATTTTAGTGTAAAGAAGGTGAAATGA
- a CDS encoding HPP family protein, with translation MKVEDIMLKDVTSIVEDVTVERFITLCERHGYSALPIVDKDFHLVGLLSESMVIKASIPGYLSLMQSTSFIPDSQQFIKGLKHILHEPVSKIMDKNPTKVYYDDTALYVADVIIKKSLKIVPVVDHNNRLVGIVRRIKLLSLTAKGILEKP, from the coding sequence ATGAAAGTTGAAGATATTATGTTAAAAGACGTTACTTCTATAGTTGAAGATGTTACTGTTGAAAGATTTATTACATTATGCGAAAGACATGGATACTCGGCATTACCAATTGTAGATAAAGATTTTCATCTTGTTGGATTATTAAGTGAATCGATGGTTATTAAAGCATCAATTCCAGGATATTTATCTTTGATGCAATCAACATCATTTATTCCAGATTCACAACAATTTATAAAAGGTCTTAAACATATTTTACATGAGCCTGTATCAAAAATAATGGATAAAAATCCAACTAAAGTATATTATGATGATACAGCATTATATGTAGCAGATGTTATTATTAAAAAAAGCTTAAAAATAGTTCCTGTTGTTGATCATAACAATAGACTTGTAGGCATTGTAAGAAGAATAAAATTATTAAGTTTAACAGCAAAGGGGATATTGGAAAAACCGTGA
- a CDS encoding CoA-binding protein — protein sequence MDVKNIKKIGLVGATTNKSKFGYKILKDLVSKGYDVYPVTPNYEEIEGIKTYKSVKDLPEVDVLNFVVPPAIGLKITKEAYENGFRKFWYQPGAESQEIKEYLESLPDVDYLFHKCIMVETI from the coding sequence ATTGATGTAAAAAATATTAAAAAAATAGGTTTAGTAGGTGCTACTACAAATAAATCTAAATTTGGTTATAAAATTTTAAAGGATTTAGTTTCAAAAGGATATGACGTATATCCTGTAACACCTAATTATGAAGAAATTGAAGGTATAAAAACTTATAAAAGTGTCAAAGATTTACCTGAAGTTGATGTTTTAAATTTTGTAGTTCCTCCTGCAATTGGTTTAAAAATAACAAAAGAAGCTTATGAAAATGGTTTTAGAAAATTTTGGTATCAACCAGGTGCTGAATCACAAGAAATAAAAGAATATTTAGAATCTTTACCAGATGTGGATTACTTATTTCATAAATGTATAATGGTTGAAACTATTTAA
- the mtaB gene encoding tRNA (N(6)-L-threonylcarbamoyladenosine(37)-C(2))-methylthiotransferase MtaB, whose product MKKIDIITYGCKLNQSESAFIGEKLEQLNFEVSFDKKDESSDFILINSCTVTSEAERKIRQYIRSVKRKNKNKKIIVVGCTSHTNIEGLKDAGADLILGNFEKKYIEEYIDKNGIFVDKDYWNNEKDRVFIPNKPYNSYSRFFLPIEEGCLEFCSYCRIIFARGNKIRSISKKEIFDAVDNIIKSNIKEIVLTGINLTYFGHGTDYNLKKLIFDLNDKYENNDIRFRISSLYPDFIDEEIIRLINSSKIFEKHIHLSLQHVSDNILFNMGRKYDEKYLYNLFNMIFSINPIFSISADIIVGFPGETDQDFQKLIDFVNTYPFSRIHAFRYSNRPNTKASRLNNQVPGNIKKERMSEFQIHIQKSMNNYLNSLLNKKSRVLIEKNEKNKSYGYDEFYVYHEIPQKLEKDNFYDVIINNINKDGVMSNVL is encoded by the coding sequence GTGAAAAAAATAGATATTATTACTTATGGATGTAAATTAAATCAATCAGAAAGCGCTTTTATTGGTGAAAAATTAGAACAATTAAATTTTGAGGTTAGTTTTGATAAAAAAGATGAAAGTAGTGATTTTATTTTAATAAATTCTTGTACAGTTACTTCAGAAGCTGAAAGAAAAATAAGACAATATATAAGAAGTGTAAAAAGGAAAAATAAAAATAAAAAAATTATTGTTGTTGGTTGCACATCTCACACAAATATTGAAGGTTTAAAAGATGCAGGTGCAGACTTAATCTTAGGTAATTTCGAAAAAAAATATATTGAAGAATATATAGATAAAAATGGTATTTTTGTAGATAAAGATTATTGGAATAATGAAAAAGATAGGGTATTTATTCCTAATAAACCTTACAATTCATATTCTAGATTCTTTTTACCTATTGAAGAAGGATGTCTGGAATTTTGTTCATATTGCAGAATTATTTTTGCACGTGGAAATAAAATTAGAAGTATATCTAAAAAAGAAATATTTGATGCAGTAGATAATATAATTAAATCTAATATTAAAGAGATTGTTTTAACTGGTATTAATCTAACCTATTTCGGACATGGAACTGATTATAACTTAAAAAAACTTATTTTTGATTTAAATGATAAATATGAAAATAATGATATAAGATTTAGAATTAGTTCGTTATATCCAGATTTTATTGATGAAGAAATAATTAGATTAATTAACAGTAGTAAGATTTTTGAAAAACATATTCATTTGTCACTTCAGCATGTATCTGATAATATTTTATTTAATATGGGAAGAAAATATGATGAAAAATATTTATATAATTTATTCAATATGATATTTTCTATTAATCCAATATTTTCCATATCTGCAGATATTATTGTAGGTTTCCCTGGAGAAACTGATCAAGATTTTCAAAAATTAATTGATTTTGTAAATACATATCCATTTTCTAGAATTCATGCTTTTAGATATTCAAATAGACCAAATACAAAAGCATCTAGATTAAATAATCAAGTCCCTGGAAATATTAAAAAAGAAAGAATGTCTGAATTTCAAATTCATATTCAAAAATCAATGAATAATTATTTAAATAGTTTATTAAATAAAAAATCTAGAGTGTTAATAGAAAAAAATGAAAAAAATAAGAGTTATGGTTATGATGAGTTTTATGTTTATCATGAAATACCTCAAAAATTGGAGAAAGATAATTTTTATGATGTGATAATTAATAATATAAATAAGGATGGAGTGATGTCCAATGTTTTATAA
- a CDS encoding AEC family transporter, producing the protein MLFFITLFKILPLFIIITLGYIFGKIFSDLDNKILNKVTIWIAGNILAFTAINSNPPSFKEFNSYFWGYSIIFILSIIIPYILKKFNLIKAEKGVISFALMFSNGGYLGYPIVSALFGEEYIAKAVIYVIVMTLLSFSIGIIILTGNIRKGLINMLKLPMLWGFLIGWILGVLGLKWDYLPKVLYDPIKMIKDASIVIILLNIGISLSRIKIKIYDLYDTFLTTIFKLVLFPFIAVFIVKLLNLDPILAGIFVIEVGMPVGMNVSFITQELNINPALGNLLVFVSTLLSILTVPLLYLILNII; encoded by the coding sequence ATGCTTTTTTTTATAACTTTATTCAAAATACTTCCTTTATTTATTATTATAACTTTAGGATATATTTTCGGAAAGATATTTTCTGATTTAGATAATAAAATTTTAAATAAGGTTACAATATGGATAGCTGGAAACATACTTGCATTTACAGCTATTAATTCAAATCCCCCTTCTTTTAAAGAATTTAATTCTTATTTCTGGGGTTACAGCATTATTTTTATTTTATCAATTATAATTCCATATATTCTAAAAAAGTTTAATTTAATAAAAGCAGAAAAAGGAGTAATTTCATTTGCTTTAATGTTTTCAAATGGTGGTTATTTAGGGTATCCAATTGTTAGTGCATTATTTGGTGAAGAATATATTGCAAAGGCTGTTATTTATGTTATTGTAATGACATTATTATCTTTTTCAATTGGTATTATAATTTTAACTGGAAACATAAGAAAAGGGTTAATTAATATGCTAAAATTACCTATGCTCTGGGGATTTTTAATTGGATGGATATTGGGAGTTTTAGGTTTAAAATGGGATTATTTACCTAAAGTATTATATGATCCCATTAAAATGATTAAAGATGCAAGTATTGTTATTATTTTATTAAACATAGGTATATCATTATCTAGAATTAAAATTAAAATATATGATTTATATGATACTTTCTTGACTACTATATTTAAATTAGTATTATTTCCTTTTATAGCAGTTTTTATAGTTAAATTATTAAATCTTGACCCTATTTTAGCTGGAATATTTGTTATAGAAGTTGGAATGCCTGTGGGAATGAATGTTTCGTTTATTACTCAAGAATTAAATATTAATCCAGCTTTAGGTAATTTATTAGTATTTGTAAGTACATTATTATCAATACTAACTGTACCATTATTATATTTAATATTGAATATAATTTAA
- the murJ gene encoding murein biosynthesis integral membrane protein MurJ: MSEIMKFTAIFASATMVSRFLGLFRDMLFAYYFGRSGEYDAYIIAILLPFFLRRIFAEGAFSTVFLPLYTRKEKEEADIFASTAINLLIILTMGIYIFVLMFSPFFAKILGSGLNYEYLYLSSNLMKITFPFITFVSIWSIFSSILYKENNFFVSAVSPSLTNVFTILGIILSNYFSVRIYGPTIGFLLGGFFQLFFVYIYLKRKNLFHYHLTLKKEYISEIMSLFIPAFFGVAISHINSIVDTNVATWTGEGGVATIQYALRLYQLPLAIFAVSIANVILPRLSKLSLDEQKEKFINEFKEGILVSLFLTIPATAGIISLSKEIIKLIYQHGNFTWEDTKITSYTLIMYSIGIIFYSIHGILVRNYYSKLNTKKPTIISFIMVSINIILDILLSKIMGVAGIALATSISGIIGVIILGWEFYMHFNKKDIIVLIKIIFSTLVMVISIYIFKLFYNSNIYTLLLILIGIITYFISSYLLKIKYLTEIANFIKKRY, encoded by the coding sequence ATGTCTGAAATAATGAAATTTACAGCAATATTTGCTTCAGCTACAATGGTTAGTAGATTTCTAGGATTATTTAGAGATATGTTATTCGCATATTATTTTGGAAGAAGTGGTGAATATGATGCATATATTATCGCTATACTTTTGCCTTTCTTTTTAAGAAGAATATTTGCGGAAGGTGCTTTTTCTACTGTGTTCTTACCATTATATACTAGAAAAGAAAAAGAAGAGGCAGACATTTTTGCAAGTACCGCCATTAATTTATTAATAATATTAACTATGGGAATATATATTTTTGTATTAATGTTTTCTCCTTTTTTTGCAAAAATATTGGGAAGTGGGTTAAATTATGAATATTTATATTTATCTTCCAATTTAATGAAAATAACATTTCCTTTTATTACTTTTGTATCAATATGGTCTATTTTCTCAAGTATTTTATATAAAGAAAATAATTTTTTTGTATCTGCAGTATCTCCATCATTAACTAATGTTTTTACTATTTTGGGAATTATTTTATCTAATTATTTTTCTGTTAGAATATATGGTCCCACAATAGGTTTTTTACTTGGTGGATTTTTTCAATTATTTTTTGTATATATATATTTAAAGAGAAAAAACTTATTTCACTATCATCTTACTTTAAAAAAAGAATATATTTCAGAAATTATGTCGTTGTTTATCCCTGCATTTTTTGGTGTTGCTATATCTCATATAAATAGCATAGTAGATACTAATGTTGCAACATGGACAGGAGAAGGTGGAGTAGCTACAATTCAATACGCCTTAAGATTATATCAATTACCTTTAGCGATTTTCGCAGTAAGTATTGCAAATGTTATTTTACCTAGATTATCAAAACTTTCTTTAGACGAACAAAAAGAGAAATTTATAAATGAATTTAAAGAAGGAATTCTAGTTTCTTTATTTTTAACTATTCCTGCTACTGCTGGAATAATATCTTTAAGTAAAGAAATTATTAAATTAATATACCAGCACGGGAATTTTACATGGGAAGATACTAAAATAACATCATATACATTAATAATGTATTCTATAGGGATAATATTTTATTCAATTCATGGAATATTAGTAAGAAATTACTATTCAAAATTAAATACAAAAAAACCTACAATTATTTCTTTTATAATGGTAAGTATCAATATAATTTTAGACATATTGCTTTCAAAAATAATGGGTGTTGCTGGAATTGCATTAGCTACTAGTATATCAGGTATAATAGGTGTAATTATATTGGGATGGGAATTTTATATGCATTTTAATAAAAAAGATATTATTGTTTTAATAAAAATAATTTTTTCAACTTTAGTAATGGTAATATCTATATACATTTTCAAATTATTTTATAACTCTAATATATATACACTTTTATTAATTTTAATAGGTATAATTACTTATTTTATATCATCTTATTTATTAAAAATAAAATACTTAACTGAGATAGCTAATTTTATTAAAAAAAGATATTAA
- a CDS encoding L,D-transpeptidase family protein, protein MLKKILKKILLLILLIIFQNILIAENKINFIKFDNDIIYLRYLTNERMINPKVFLINNIGFRIRPSFSFSPTYLDIKININDFSKFDILNLRLEYDTLNGLKRIEFKDLIEIKEFYDEIKLEVSTIETLDGWKGVLINNSNGQFKVNDVYLDKKIRLYKSENNIFYLPEILEDGFHEITVYYSNKYEIEREKTIKFYKKDWFYGSSNLKGASYKVQFIDNYLVKKGDSIYKIARKYNVKPGEIILFNNINDPKTIYPGQLLRIGKLKFGESPLIITVDLDKSILNLYYLGKKVLTYPAAVGRSDATPPGYYRIMYKEKEPALYWYGEYIKPGSIINGVGSRWLQLSEEQYGIHGTTKPWEIGKRISHGCIRLFNQDVEILDFLTGIGTEVYAIKR, encoded by the coding sequence ATGTTGAAAAAAATACTAAAAAAAATATTGCTATTAATATTATTAATTATATTTCAGAATATTTTAATAGCAGAAAATAAGATTAATTTCATAAAATTTGATAATGACATTATTTATTTAAGATATTTAACTAATGAAAGAATGATTAATCCTAAAGTCTTTTTAATAAATAATATAGGTTTTAGAATTAGACCTAGTTTTTCTTTTAGTCCTACTTATTTAGACATAAAAATAAATATAAATGACTTTAGCAAATTTGATATTTTAAATCTCCGCTTAGAGTATGATACGTTGAATGGATTAAAAAGAATTGAATTTAAAGATCTAATTGAAATAAAAGAATTTTATGATGAAATAAAATTAGAAGTTTCAACAATTGAAACTTTAGATGGGTGGAAAGGGGTTTTAATTAATAATTCAAATGGTCAATTTAAAGTAAATGATGTATATTTAGATAAAAAAATAAGATTATATAAATCAGAAAATAATATTTTTTATTTACCTGAAATTTTAGAAGATGGTTTTCATGAAATCACTGTATATTATTCTAACAAATATGAAATAGAAAGAGAAAAAACAATAAAATTTTATAAAAAAGATTGGTTTTATGGTTCTTCAAATTTAAAAGGTGCTTCTTATAAAGTGCAATTTATTGACAATTATTTAGTAAAAAAAGGAGATTCAATATATAAAATAGCAAGAAAATATAATGTAAAACCAGGTGAAATTATATTATTTAATAATATAAACGATCCAAAAACTATTTATCCAGGACAGCTATTAAGAATTGGAAAATTAAAATTTGGCGAAAGTCCTTTGATTATAACTGTTGATTTAGACAAATCTATATTAAATTTATATTATTTAGGAAAAAAAGTTTTAACTTATCCAGCAGCTGTTGGAAGAAGTGATGCCACTCCTCCTGGATATTATAGAATAATGTATAAAGAAAAGGAACCTGCATTATATTGGTATGGTGAATATATAAAACCAGGGTCAATTATAAACGGTGTTGGAAGTCGTTGGTTACAGTTATCTGAAGAACAATACGGTATTCACGGGACTACTAAACCTTGGGAAATTGGTAAAAGAATTTCACATGGCTGCATAAGGCTTTTTAACCAAGATGTTGAAATATTAGATTTTTTAACTGGTATAGGAACTGAAGTATATGCAATAAAGAGGTGA
- a CDS encoding DUF4894 domain-containing protein, giving the protein MSSTQKILVLITVSYIFILLYSFLTLFVTENKYNENHFVTNQPICVVKFNGRYILLNKNATIFKISDIPIIGYPIVNKDDYNKYKNEIAKLSLDELNYISKIDFNNKYIYINPNYTIFFNSWNTVVDFFDDIINQLKTNEPGKYILLSGGNLISVY; this is encoded by the coding sequence ATGAGTTCTACTCAAAAAATATTGGTTCTAATTACTGTTTCATATATTTTTATATTACTTTATTCTTTTCTAACTCTTTTTGTTACTGAAAATAAATATAATGAAAATCATTTTGTAACTAACCAACCTATATGTGTGGTAAAATTTAATGGAAGATATATTCTTTTAAATAAAAATGCAACAATTTTTAAAATATCTGATATTCCTATTATAGGTTATCCAATTGTTAACAAAGATGATTATAATAAATATAAAAATGAAATTGCTAAATTATCTTTAGATGAACTAAATTATATTTCAAAAATTGATTTCAATAATAAATATATTTATATTAATCCAAATTATACAATATTTTTTAATTCTTGGAATACTGTAGTAGATTTTTTTGATGATATTATTAATCAATTAAAAACAAATGAACCGGGGAAATATATTCTTCTCTCTGGAGGTAATTTGATAAGCGTTTATTAG
- a CDS encoding aminotransferase class IV encodes MFYNSREWIEKNEYLNEDFELFNGYSTYETVRTYNKNIFSLKFHYDRLKKSAIFLGLEVPEYDELKNIIEYGIKKFECKNDVRIKIIINKYTSSHKSFYAFLEPIYEYEELKESGVVLTISRERKPKNPVIPYYVKTSLNGYSLYLRQKYNAYYDAIVLNDFGYVTEGTKSNIFIVTAGVITTPPISAGILPGITRKIVLDMAESFNMDYEERNIEVWELLSADEIFLTHTSVGIIPVRRIVPNFTFNAPGITTEMLMNYWKDFIINNNEYWE; translated from the coding sequence ATGTTTTATAATTCTAGAGAATGGATTGAGAAAAATGAATATTTAAACGAAGATTTTGAGCTATTTAATGGGTATTCTACATATGAAACTGTAAGAACATATAATAAAAATATTTTTTCTTTAAAATTCCACTATGATAGATTAAAAAAATCTGCTATTTTTTTAGGACTTGAAGTACCTGAATATGACGAATTAAAAAATATTATTGAATATGGAATAAAAAAATTCGAATGTAAAAATGATGTCAGAATAAAAATAATCATAAATAAATATACTTCAAGTCATAAATCTTTCTATGCTTTTTTAGAACCGATTTATGAATATGAGGAATTAAAAGAAAGTGGAGTTGTTCTTACAATTTCTCGAGAACGTAAACCAAAAAACCCTGTTATTCCTTATTATGTAAAAACCAGCTTGAATGGGTATAGTCTTTATTTAAGACAAAAATATAATGCTTATTATGATGCTATTGTGTTAAACGATTTTGGTTATGTAACTGAAGGCACAAAGTCCAATATTTTTATTGTAACTGCGGGAGTAATTACAACTCCTCCTATATCAGCTGGAATATTGCCAGGAATAACAAGAAAAATTGTTTTAGATATGGCTGAAAGTTTTAATATGGATTATGAGGAAAGAAATATTGAAGTTTGGGAATTGCTTTCTGCTGATGAAATATTTTTAACTCATACCAGTGTTGGAATAATTCCAGTTAGAAGAATAGTTCCTAATTTTACATTTAATGCTCCTGGCATAACAACTGAAATGTTAATGAATTATTGGAAAGATTTTATTATTAATAATAATGAATACTGGGAGTAA